One Aquarana catesbeiana isolate 2022-GZ linkage group LG04, ASM4218655v1, whole genome shotgun sequence genomic region harbors:
- the LOC141140758 gene encoding uncharacterized protein: MVFCTSKEMGSTTGGYIQWQHYGFNIKIEDALPTIFESSVLTPIPRSCINVSVLQQKTKIKFNVTFPQLPECRYRREWYDTVLGAAGTGMGIMNGIQMEMIQNKWNRAGSHIADSLIITSKWLPTTFETQISQVQLTKYLNIMVNHTALASLELWKENQEFINITQCAFSTLSYHIQINRARDELRLGNYRTWMNYFKGLNLESTWFEVPGKEVECEERWCAGRFDVYKVEEVQVMCKLIVMPLLIGKDLPEFWYPEIYGHYVDTQNMTHDLSLCAKTNKGIVCGRSSPVYELCLLKHQSNICKFQRLPAGVGNRFMEIGPQHICLVTNDQETMESLNKTALFSGCVKNVKMLKWQNDTFLFEPDAHGIFNLEWTVDNLTDTTPFIISLELLRQILNESEILRKHIETQEHTLQNNLISAVIDKGKLIHLSSQIRDETTHHWYDVFAGWSPTATAIFNWMLNPILILILVFVLLTVINCCLYRKIKARTDRMERERY; this comes from the coding sequence atggtattttgtactagtaaggaaatgggaagcacaacaggaggatatatacaatggcaacattatggtttcaatataaaaatagaagacgctctacccaccatcttcgaatcctctgtattaactcctattcctagatcttgcataaatgtttcggtattacaacagaaaacaaaaatcaaatttaatgtaacttttccccagctaccagaatgtaggtatcgccgagaatggtatgatacagttctgggagctgcaggaactggaatgggaataatgaatgggatacagatggaaatgatacaaaataagtggaaccgtgcaggaagtcacatagctgatagtttaataattacaagcaaatggttacctacaacattcgaaacacaaattagccaggtacaattaactaaatatctcaatattatggttaatcacacagcactagccagtctggagttgtggaaagaaaatcaggagtttataaacattactcaatgtgctttttctacactatcttatcacattcaaattaatagagctcgagatgagctacgattagggaattatcgcacttggatgaactatttcaagggtttaaatttagaaagtacatggtttgaagtaccaggaaaagaagttgaatgtgaggaaagatggtgtgctggaaggtttgatgtatacaaagtggaggaggtccaggtaatgtgtaagttaatagtgatgccactcctgataggaaaggatctacctgaattttggtatcctgagatttatggacactatgtagatacacaaaacatgactcatgatctaagtctatgtgctaaaactaataagggaatagtctgtggaagaagttctccagtctatgaactttgcttattgaaacatcaatctaacatatgtaagtttcagagattaccagcaggtgtaggaaacagatttatggagataggaccacaacatatttgtttagtcacaaatgatcaggaaactatggaaagtttaaataaaacggcccttttttcaggatgcgtaaagaatgttaaaatgcttaaatggcaaaatgacactttcctttttgaaccagatgcacatggaatatttaatctagaatggacggtagataatcttactgatactactccttttataatatcattagagctcttacggcaaatcttaaatgagtccgaaatacttagaaaacacatagagacacaagaacatacccttcaaaataatctaatatctgcggttatagataaagggaaattaatacatttatcctcacaaataagagatgaaacaacacatcattggtatgatgtatttgctggatggtcacccactgctacggcaatttttaattggatgctcaatccgatacttattctaattttagtttttgtactgcttaccgtgataaactgttgcttatataggaagattaaggcacgaacagatagaatggaaagagaaaggtattag